GCTCGCCACCCTGGCGGTGGCAGCTGCGGGCGAAAGGCCCGCCCTGCCCGGGCTGGGGAGGCGGTTTCCCTACGCGCCCTTTCTCGCCCTGGGTGGGGTGCTGGCGGCGGTGATTGGCTGAGATAGGGGGTGATTGCGGTGCGACGGAAGAAACGGGGGCAGGCGATTCTGGAGGCGGTCATCATCCTGCCCATCCTGGTGTTCCTGCTGCTGGCCACCGTCCAGGTGGTCGTGCTGCTGAACACCAAGGTGGCGGTGACGTCTGCCGCGCGGGAGGCCGCGCGGGCTTACGCGGTGTACCAGGACGCGTCGCGCGCCCGGGACGTGGCGGAGCAGAACCTCAGGGATGCGGTGATCGGGTACACGGGGCAGAGGCCGGACGTCGAAGTCAGTTCCTCCGGGGGGTACGTCAGGGTCACGGTGACGTACAGCCAGCCGTCGCTCGTCCCCGGGCTGTTCCGCCTGATGGGGGTGGACGAGGAGTTCGGGGCGGTCCCCGTGACCTCGGCGGCGGTGTTCCGGATCGAACCCAGGTGAAGGGGGTGATGGCGTTGCGCGCCATCAGAGACGAGCGCGGCCAGGCCCTGGTGGTGGGGGCGTTCGCGGTGCTGGTCATGGCACTGGCGTTGGTGCTGGCAGTCGACCTGGCCACGGTTCACCTCGCGCGCGCCAGACTGCAGGCCGCCTGCGACGCCGCCGCCCTGGCCGCGGTGCAGGAGGCGAGCCCCCAGTTCCAGTTCGAGGTTACCCCGGTGTACGCCACGGAGTTCTTCCCGGTGGGCTCCCAGCTCCCGGGTCCCGAGCAGATCGACTGGAAGGAGCCCAGGTACGAGTGGCGGGACGTCTACGAGTACGTGGTTTACTACTACGACACCCGGGACTTCACCTGGGAACTCCACAGCAAAGCGTACAAGAACCCGCCCTCCTCCTACCCGAGCTACTGGCGCGTGGAGGCGGCGGGTTGGGAGAAGACGGGTGAAGAGCGCGTTCTGGTGGGCTGGGACGTGCGCTACGTGGTGGGCCACGACAAGCGGATGACGGACGCCTGGCTGGACCTGGCGGACTGGGAGGCGAGCCTGGCGGCGCGGGAGGCGCTGCGGCGCAACGCGTACGCCTGGGCCCGGGAAG
The Bacillota bacterium genome window above contains:
- a CDS encoding TadE family protein, whose product is MRRKKRGQAILEAVIILPILVFLLLATVQVVVLLNTKVAVTSAAREAARAYAVYQDASRARDVAEQNLRDAVIGYTGQRPDVEVSSSGGYVRVTVTYSQPSLVPGLFRLMGVDEEFGAVPVTSAAVFRIEPR
- a CDS encoding pilus assembly protein TadG-related protein, with protein sequence MRAIRDERGQALVVGAFAVLVMALALVLAVDLATVHLARARLQAACDAAALAAVQEASPQFQFEVTPVYATEFFPVGSQLPGPEQIDWKEPRYEWRDVYEYVVYYYDTRDFTWELHSKAYKNPPSSYPSYWRVEAAGWEKTGEERVLVGWDVRYVVGHDKRMTDAWLDLADWEASLAAREALRRNAYAWAREGLEFVGPWLADEDLAASKRQVQYTVKDGVLAVRTQLLGRLLGGSEYVFVHVRGQSAEVSLSPGE